A single genomic interval of Zunongwangia sp. HGR-M22 harbors:
- the pafA gene encoding alkaline phosphatase PafA: MKRIYLATFMLLFAFSTKAQQSEIKNKKPKLVVGIVVDQMRYDYLNKFWNKYDEGGFKRLIKEGFNFRNNHFNYAPTYTGPGHTSVWTGTSPMNHGIIGNNWYDKFAGEMVYCAQDDDVESVGTKTDAGKMSPHRVEATTLSDQNRLHTQFRGKTIGVSIKDRGSILPAGHTANAAYWYSGGDDGKFITSTYYMEELPAWVKDFNKSGKSDSYLKEWNTLYDIETYTESGEDDNDFENGFKGKDKATFPYNLKKLSKKNGNYSLIPQTPYGDDITLDFALAAIKGEDLGKDEDTDILTLSFSSTDKVGHNFGANSKEVEDTYLRLDKNLSDLLSYLDENVGKGEYTIFLTADHGGGHVGGFLDQNRIPTGDLDYDKLKDDFSAFSTEKFGDGLIKNVSNNQIFFDYEYMADNDLNPAEVESKIEHFLIQQPGVYKVYTRNELQANNFSNGLGYVVQNGFNQKRSGDVIIVTHPGSGYGKGSTHGSVFNYDTHTPLLFFGAGVPKGETYERSEIVDIAPTMAAILGIEYPNATSGKPLAIMLDKASE, translated from the coding sequence ATGAAACGAATATACCTGGCAACATTTATGTTGCTTTTTGCTTTCTCTACAAAAGCACAGCAATCAGAAATCAAAAATAAAAAACCAAAATTGGTGGTAGGAATCGTAGTCGATCAGATGCGATATGACTACCTGAATAAGTTTTGGAATAAATATGACGAGGGTGGTTTTAAACGCTTAATAAAGGAAGGTTTTAATTTCAGAAATAATCATTTCAATTACGCGCCAACGTACACTGGCCCGGGACATACTTCCGTTTGGACAGGAACCAGCCCAATGAATCACGGGATTATAGGGAATAACTGGTATGATAAGTTTGCGGGAGAAATGGTGTATTGTGCACAGGACGATGATGTAGAATCGGTGGGTACCAAGACCGATGCAGGTAAAATGTCACCGCATCGTGTAGAAGCAACGACACTTTCAGACCAAAACAGATTGCATACGCAGTTTAGAGGAAAAACTATCGGGGTTTCTATCAAAGATCGTGGTTCTATACTTCCGGCAGGCCATACGGCAAATGCAGCGTATTGGTATTCGGGCGGTGATGATGGGAAATTTATCACAAGTACTTATTATATGGAAGAATTACCTGCTTGGGTTAAGGATTTCAATAAATCTGGAAAATCAGATTCATATTTAAAAGAGTGGAATACACTCTACGATATTGAAACCTATACCGAAAGCGGGGAAGATGACAACGATTTTGAGAATGGTTTTAAAGGTAAAGACAAAGCTACTTTTCCTTATAATCTGAAAAAATTAAGTAAGAAAAACGGGAATTATAGCTTGATTCCGCAAACACCGTATGGTGATGATATCACTTTGGATTTTGCGCTGGCAGCAATTAAAGGAGAAGATTTAGGTAAAGATGAAGACACCGATATTTTAACCCTTAGTTTTTCTAGTACCGATAAAGTAGGGCATAACTTTGGCGCAAATTCTAAAGAGGTAGAGGATACTTACCTAAGATTAGACAAAAATCTATCTGATCTTTTAAGTTATTTAGATGAAAATGTTGGAAAAGGAGAGTATACCATTTTTCTAACTGCAGATCACGGTGGCGGCCATGTAGGTGGTTTTCTTGATCAAAATAGAATTCCAACCGGAGATCTAGACTATGATAAATTGAAAGACGATTTTTCTGCTTTTTCTACGGAAAAATTTGGCGACGGACTTATCAAAAATGTATCAAATAATCAGATCTTTTTTGATTACGAGTACATGGCAGATAATGATTTAAATCCTGCTGAAGTTGAATCTAAAATTGAGCATTTTTTAATTCAGCAGCCGGGTGTTTATAAAGTATATACTCGAAATGAACTACAGGCTAACAACTTTTCTAATGGATTAGGTTATGTTGTTCAAAACGGATTTAACCAAAAAAGAAGTGGAGATGTAATTATAGTAACCCATCCGGGAAGTGGTTACGGTAAAGGCTCTACCCACGGTAGTGTTTTTAACTACGATACGCACACCCCATTACTGTTTTTTGGAGCTGGCGTGCCAAAAGGTGAAACATATGAGCGTTCAGAGATTGTTGATATTGCGCCAACCATGGCAGCAATTTTAGGAATTGAATATCCAAATGCCACAAGTGGTAAGCCATTAGCGATAATGTTGGACAAGGCTTCAGAATAA
- a CDS encoding MlaE family ABC transporter permease, translating into MTYLHSIGEYFIMLKGIFARMTKRSVLKDLIFKEIDELIIGSLGIVCFLSFFIGAVVAIQTALNLNNPLIPKSLVAYAARQSVILEFAPTFISIIMAGKVGSFITSSIGSMRVTEQIDALEVMGINSKNYLIFPKIVAMMTYPFVIAISMFLGILGAYVAAVFGGFVTPEQFVTGLQDDFTTFHLIYAFIKTFLFAIILSTVPAYHGYYMKGGALEVGHASTTAFVWTSVVLIVTNYVVTQLLLS; encoded by the coding sequence ATGACCTACCTGCACTCCATTGGCGAATACTTTATCATGCTGAAAGGTATTTTTGCCAGAATGACCAAAAGATCGGTCTTAAAGGATCTTATTTTTAAGGAAATCGATGAACTTATTATCGGTTCGTTGGGTATTGTTTGTTTCCTATCTTTTTTTATAGGAGCAGTTGTTGCAATTCAAACAGCACTAAACCTCAACAACCCTTTAATTCCTAAAAGTCTCGTAGCCTATGCGGCGAGGCAATCGGTGATTTTAGAATTTGCTCCAACTTTTATTTCCATAATTATGGCAGGTAAAGTGGGATCTTTTATAACATCGAGTATTGGGTCTATGCGGGTAACCGAACAAATTGATGCGTTAGAGGTTATGGGAATCAACTCTAAAAACTACTTGATTTTCCCTAAAATCGTAGCTATGATGACCTATCCTTTTGTGATCGCCATCTCTATGTTTTTAGGAATATTAGGCGCCTATGTTGCCGCGGTGTTTGGAGGATTTGTAACTCCCGAACAATTTGTTACCGGATTACAGGATGATTTTACTACATTCCATCTTATATATGCATTCATAAAAACATTCTTGTTTGCAATTATTCTTTCTACTGTACCCGCATACCACGGGTATTACATGAAAGGAGGAGCCTTAGAAGTTGGCCATGCAAGTACCACTGCATTTGTTTGGACAAGTGTGGTGCTTATTGTAACCAACTATGTTGTTACTCAATTATTACTTAGTTAA
- a CDS encoding ABC transporter ATP-binding protein, producing the protein MIEVKGLHKAFNGEEVLKGIDFVFERGKTNLIIGQSGSGKSVFLKNMLGLFTPEQGVIEYDGKPYSTFSDEERRELRKEIGMVFQGGALFDSMTVKENVMFPLKMFTKMKKAKMEERVSLVLERVNLIGADDKFPSEISGGMQKRVSIARAIVNQPKYLFCDEPNSGLDPTTATVIDNLIQKITHEYDITTIIITHDMNSVLEIGEKIAFLKDGVLAWTGNKDEIFKTTDKTVTDFVYSSDLFKKVREAQLQGY; encoded by the coding sequence ATGATAGAGGTAAAAGGTTTACATAAAGCTTTTAATGGCGAAGAAGTTTTAAAAGGTATCGATTTTGTTTTCGAGCGCGGAAAAACTAATTTAATAATTGGCCAATCTGGATCTGGAAAAAGTGTTTTTTTAAAAAACATGCTAGGTCTTTTTACTCCTGAACAAGGCGTAATTGAATACGACGGCAAACCTTATAGTACATTTTCTGATGAAGAAAGAAGAGAACTAAGGAAAGAAATTGGGATGGTTTTTCAGGGAGGAGCACTTTTTGACTCTATGACAGTTAAAGAAAATGTTATGTTTCCGCTGAAAATGTTTACCAAGATGAAGAAAGCGAAGATGGAAGAACGAGTTAGTCTCGTTTTGGAGCGCGTAAACCTTATTGGTGCAGATGATAAATTCCCTTCAGAAATTAGTGGCGGTATGCAAAAACGTGTTTCTATAGCACGGGCTATTGTAAATCAGCCAAAATATTTATTTTGTGATGAACCTAACTCGGGATTAGATCCTACGACCGCTACGGTTATTGATAATTTAATTCAGAAAATCACACATGAGTATGATATAACCACAATTATCATTACCCATGATATGAACTCGGTTCTGGAAATTGGTGAAAAAATTGCGTTTTTAAAAGATGGTGTTTTGGCGTGGACAGGCAACAAAGACGAAATCTTTAAGACCACAGACAAAACAGTGACCGACTTTGTGTATTCTTCAGACTTATTTAAAAAAGTAAGAGAAGCGCAACTGCAAGGCTACTAA